A single genomic interval of Spirosoma linguale DSM 74 harbors:
- a CDS encoding alpha-L-rhamnosidase (PFAM: alpha-L-rhamnosidase; alpha-L-rhamnosidase domain protein~KEGG: hypothetical protein), with protein MIRNTFVRYSLPCFLLFQLLTTRLFAQVSVQQLLTENRTNPVGLDVTIPRLSWQLVTTKRNVLQTAYEIRVSTDAASVAKGTSWQSGRVASEQSVHVPYGGAALQPSQRYYWQVRVWDNTSPKPSAWSAPAFWQTGLMTAANWKAKWIQQGFPGDSVHSPSPLFRKAFTASKKVRSAVLYMTAHGIYEAQINGKRVGDACLTPGWTSYNQHLQYQTYEVTALLNQGRNAIGVTLGSGWYRGRMGWADQKNIYGTQLALLGQLAITYTDGSSETISTDESWKSSTGPIRFSEIYDGEVYDSRLEKTGWTLPAYADADWSGVSVKPFGYANLVANYNELIRRHETVKPVKVLTTPKGKTVLDFGQNLVGWVQLRVTGKAGDKVVLSHVEMLDKFGNPYLENLRTAKAQATYLLKGGTETLEPHFTFFGFRYVQVDGLTGPVNPADFTVVTLYSDMPKTGEFTTSNPLINQLQSNIQWGQRGNFLDVPTDCPQRDERLGWTGDAEVFSRTAAFNFGVNSFFTKWLKDVSADQFPNGAVPFVIPDVLRGPNPSMAGAAGWSDASIIIPWNMYVAYGDRRLIEQQYASMKAYQGYMEGVAKNDLWSEGFQFGDWLSFVTTEGSPAFEAKSAFTDVHLVAQCFYAYSTDLMRKTATVLGKTDDAAHYAALLERIRKAFQQAYMTPSGRLISDTQTAYVLALQFDMLPENLRLQAVDHLVDNVKKYENHLTTGFLGTPFLCPVLSRFGRTDVAYKLLLQDTYPSWLYPVKMGATTIWERWDSMKPDSTFQSPSMTSFNHYAYGAVGDWMYRTITGIDTDETKTGYKHTIIRPQPGGGFTSAEASLKTYYGTVRSGWKRASDALTMTVEVPANTSATIYIPAKNAEAVQEGGKPLGASGLTAAGTEPGYVQIKVGSGVYTFTSSGF; from the coding sequence ATGATCCGTAACACCTTTGTTCGCTATTCCTTACCCTGCTTTTTGCTCTTTCAGCTACTGACGACCCGCCTGTTCGCTCAGGTAAGTGTTCAGCAGTTGCTCACCGAGAATCGCACCAATCCCGTTGGTTTGGATGTGACTATTCCCCGTTTAAGCTGGCAACTCGTTACGACCAAACGCAATGTGCTGCAAACAGCGTACGAGATCAGGGTGAGTACCGATGCGGCATCGGTTGCTAAAGGAACAAGCTGGCAATCGGGGCGGGTCGCGTCCGAACAGTCCGTCCATGTGCCTTATGGCGGAGCTGCCCTGCAACCCAGCCAGCGGTACTACTGGCAGGTGCGGGTTTGGGATAACACCTCCCCAAAACCGTCGGCCTGGAGTGCGCCCGCTTTCTGGCAAACTGGGCTGATGACTGCCGCGAACTGGAAAGCTAAGTGGATTCAGCAGGGCTTTCCCGGCGATAGTGTTCATAGCCCCAGCCCCCTGTTCCGGAAAGCCTTTACCGCTTCGAAGAAAGTGCGCTCGGCCGTTCTGTACATGACGGCACATGGTATTTACGAAGCGCAGATTAACGGAAAGCGCGTTGGCGATGCCTGTCTCACGCCCGGCTGGACCAGCTACAACCAGCACTTGCAGTACCAGACCTACGAGGTTACGGCCCTCCTGAATCAGGGCCGGAACGCCATTGGCGTGACCCTGGGCAGCGGCTGGTATCGCGGACGAATGGGCTGGGCCGATCAGAAAAATATATATGGCACCCAACTGGCCTTACTCGGGCAACTGGCCATCACCTATACCGACGGAAGTTCCGAAACGATTAGTACCGATGAGAGCTGGAAATCCTCCACCGGACCTATCCGTTTCTCCGAAATCTACGATGGGGAAGTGTACGACTCGCGGCTTGAGAAAACGGGCTGGACCCTGCCCGCTTATGCCGATGCCGACTGGTCGGGCGTAAGCGTAAAGCCATTTGGCTATGCGAACCTAGTGGCGAATTACAACGAACTCATCCGCCGTCATGAAACGGTGAAACCGGTGAAGGTACTTACTACACCCAAAGGTAAAACAGTACTCGATTTCGGCCAGAATCTGGTGGGCTGGGTGCAGTTGCGCGTAACGGGTAAAGCCGGTGATAAGGTTGTTCTCTCGCACGTAGAAATGCTCGATAAATTTGGCAATCCCTACCTGGAAAATCTGCGCACCGCCAAAGCGCAGGCGACCTATCTGCTCAAAGGTGGAACCGAAACCTTGGAACCCCATTTCACCTTCTTCGGCTTCCGGTATGTGCAGGTAGACGGCTTGACCGGCCCCGTTAATCCCGCCGATTTTACGGTCGTAACCCTGTACTCCGACATGCCTAAAACGGGTGAATTCACCACATCCAACCCACTCATCAACCAGTTACAGAGCAATATCCAGTGGGGGCAGCGGGGTAACTTTCTCGATGTGCCGACCGATTGCCCGCAACGCGACGAGCGACTGGGCTGGACCGGCGATGCCGAGGTGTTTTCTCGAACGGCAGCGTTCAATTTTGGGGTGAACAGCTTCTTTACCAAATGGCTCAAAGACGTTTCGGCCGATCAGTTTCCGAACGGGGCCGTGCCTTTTGTTATTCCCGACGTACTCCGGGGGCCTAATCCCAGTATGGCCGGAGCCGCTGGCTGGTCGGATGCCAGTATTATTATTCCCTGGAACATGTACGTTGCCTATGGCGACCGGCGGCTGATCGAGCAGCAGTATGCCAGTATGAAAGCCTATCAGGGCTATATGGAAGGCGTTGCCAAAAACGACCTTTGGAGCGAAGGGTTTCAGTTTGGCGACTGGCTATCGTTTGTCACGACAGAAGGAAGCCCGGCCTTTGAGGCTAAATCGGCGTTTACCGATGTGCACCTGGTGGCTCAGTGCTTCTACGCCTACAGTACCGACCTGATGCGGAAAACCGCTACGGTACTGGGCAAAACGGATGATGCCGCCCATTACGCAGCTTTACTGGAGCGAATCAGAAAGGCGTTTCAACAGGCATACATGACCCCCAGCGGCCGACTGATTTCCGACACACAAACCGCTTACGTACTGGCCCTGCAATTCGACATGCTTCCCGAAAACTTGCGTCTACAGGCAGTTGATCACCTGGTCGATAACGTGAAAAAATATGAAAATCACCTGACAACGGGCTTTCTGGGTACGCCGTTCCTGTGCCCGGTGCTGAGCCGGTTCGGCCGTACCGATGTGGCTTATAAATTACTCTTGCAGGACACGTACCCATCGTGGTTATACCCGGTCAAGATGGGTGCAACGACCATTTGGGAACGTTGGGATTCGATGAAACCCGATAGCACGTTCCAGAGCCCGTCTATGACTTCCTTCAACCACTATGCCTACGGTGCCGTGGGCGACTGGATGTACCGAACCATCACCGGCATCGACACCGACGAAACCAAAACGGGGTATAAACACACCATCATCAGGCCGCAGCCGGGCGGTGGCTTTACCTCAGCAGAAGCCAGTCTAAAAACCTATTACGGCACCGTTCGCTCGGGCTGGAAACGCGCTTCGGATGCGCTGACGATGACCGTTGAAGTCCCCGCCAATACCAGTGCCACGATTTACATACCAGCGAAAAACGCGGAGGCTGTTCAGGAGGGAGGAAAACCACTCGGGGCATCGGGCCTGACGGCGGCCGGAACGGAGCCCGGTTATGTGCAGATCAAAGTCGGTTCGGGCGTTTATACGTTTACCAGTTCTGGTTTTTGA
- a CDS encoding histidine kinase (PFAM: ATP-binding region ATPase domain protein; histidine kinase A domain protein~SMART: ATP-binding region ATPase domain protein; histidine kinase A domain protein~KEGG: mrd:Mrad2831_5659 integral membrane sensor signal transduction histidine kinase), with the protein MKNRCLLLCFWLGMQLSAVAQTGLPPVFSIRPDSVQTPDTTHIQVLEDARGELTFEQVRQSSAFRVEPFFDPTRRAHVYWLRMRLRNTGSDTLNLYLGDFSSNYLDIYWLNSRNQWQHQRTGELVPLSQVPSRNGNKERNRLFFSLAPGQTTTLYQRSENAFWRPPLTYLSTQLQSEESRIRAVFNYIRVEKEWKNYFFDGIMIGILLLAVCYNLLIFFSIKDRVYLHFAICLFFFTLDRNAFWIQQAFFEEYPYVFNVLSHFFFLIFFIFFTQSIRKFIQPVPAFPRLNKAIGGFLLVTSLFIVVLFFSFNKVWFPLNEADVLINILIRVVYGLCIILILKMMKTGSVDARLALLANVPLFIFWLFTLSTLVAGQYFNADMLKSLGRTFGYLESICFAWLIIVFSGALINRYNLTKQRLAQQIIEKEQLERERELERSRLIEEQKIVLEQQVEERTAQLKASLEDLRMTQDQLVQKEKMASLGELTAGIAHEIQNPLNFVNNFSEVSIELLDELKEGPLQQLPDSEKEYAGEILGDLTQNLEKITHHGNRASSIVKGMLAHSRTADGERRPTDLNALADEFMRLSYHGLRAKDKTFNCELATQFIPNLPLVTVVTQDIGRVLLNLFNNAFYAVSEKKKQLDAVGETGYKPTVSISTKQVGKTVEIRVTDNGTGIPEAVKTKIFQPFFTTKPAGSGTGLGLSLSYDIVTKGHGGLLTVESDSTTGTAFTLALPVDRDSE; encoded by the coding sequence ATGAAAAACCGCTGTTTATTGCTTTGTTTTTGGCTGGGCATGCAGCTCTCCGCTGTTGCCCAGACGGGTTTGCCTCCCGTTTTTTCGATACGACCCGACTCCGTACAAACGCCCGACACAACCCACATTCAGGTACTTGAAGATGCCCGTGGGGAGCTGACCTTTGAGCAGGTACGGCAGAGTAGTGCGTTTCGGGTAGAGCCTTTCTTCGACCCAACCCGGCGTGCGCACGTATACTGGCTTCGGATGCGGCTCAGAAATACGGGTTCCGATACGCTCAATCTGTACCTCGGTGATTTCAGCAGCAACTACCTCGATATATATTGGCTGAATAGCCGCAACCAGTGGCAGCACCAACGTACCGGCGAGCTGGTTCCGCTCAGCCAGGTACCTTCCCGAAATGGGAACAAGGAGCGCAACCGGCTATTTTTTAGCCTGGCACCGGGCCAGACGACCACCCTTTACCAGCGGTCGGAAAACGCGTTCTGGCGTCCCCCGCTAACGTATCTGTCAACCCAACTGCAATCGGAAGAAAGTCGGATCAGGGCCGTTTTTAATTACATTCGGGTAGAGAAGGAATGGAAGAATTATTTCTTCGATGGCATCATGATCGGCATTCTGCTGCTGGCCGTTTGTTATAACCTGCTCATCTTTTTTTCGATAAAAGACAGGGTTTATCTACACTTCGCTATCTGTCTTTTCTTCTTTACGCTGGACCGAAATGCTTTTTGGATTCAGCAGGCTTTTTTTGAGGAATATCCGTATGTCTTCAATGTACTGTCTCATTTTTTCTTCCTTATCTTTTTCATATTTTTTACTCAGTCGATCCGGAAGTTTATTCAGCCGGTTCCGGCTTTTCCACGGTTAAACAAGGCTATTGGTGGCTTTCTGTTAGTAACTTCTCTGTTCATTGTCGTTCTGTTTTTCTCCTTCAACAAGGTGTGGTTTCCACTGAACGAAGCAGACGTCCTCATTAATATTCTGATTCGGGTGGTATATGGTCTATGTATTATTCTGATTTTGAAGATGATGAAAACCGGCTCCGTGGATGCCCGGTTAGCTCTACTGGCCAACGTCCCGTTATTTATCTTCTGGCTATTCACCCTGAGTACGCTGGTTGCTGGCCAGTATTTTAATGCCGACATGCTGAAAAGCCTCGGGCGCACATTCGGTTATCTGGAAAGTATATGCTTTGCATGGCTGATCATTGTTTTCTCCGGTGCACTTATCAATCGCTACAACCTGACTAAGCAGCGGCTGGCTCAGCAGATTATTGAGAAGGAACAACTTGAGCGCGAGCGGGAACTGGAACGAAGCCGACTAATTGAAGAACAGAAAATTGTATTGGAACAACAGGTGGAAGAACGGACCGCCCAGTTAAAAGCATCCCTCGAAGACCTGCGGATGACGCAGGATCAATTGGTTCAGAAAGAGAAAATGGCTTCGTTGGGTGAACTAACAGCCGGTATTGCCCACGAAATACAGAACCCACTCAACTTCGTGAATAACTTCTCGGAGGTGAGTATCGAACTGCTCGACGAACTGAAAGAAGGCCCTTTGCAGCAACTGCCCGATTCAGAGAAAGAGTATGCCGGTGAGATTCTGGGCGACCTGACGCAGAATCTGGAGAAGATCACTCACCATGGAAACCGGGCCAGCAGCATTGTAAAGGGTATGCTGGCACATAGCCGGACAGCAGACGGCGAACGCCGACCGACCGATCTCAATGCGCTGGCCGATGAATTCATGCGCCTGTCGTATCATGGTCTCCGCGCAAAAGACAAAACCTTCAACTGCGAACTGGCAACCCAATTTATCCCAAACCTGCCGCTGGTAACCGTTGTGACACAGGATATAGGCCGGGTGTTGCTGAACCTGTTCAACAATGCTTTTTACGCCGTTTCGGAAAAAAAGAAACAGCTCGATGCTGTGGGTGAAACGGGTTATAAACCAACGGTCAGCATCAGTACAAAACAGGTTGGAAAGACCGTAGAAATCCGGGTGACCGATAATGGTACCGGTATTCCGGAGGCTGTGAAAACCAAAATATTTCAGCCCTTTTTTACCACCAAGCCAGCGGGAAGCGGCACCGGGCTGGGCCTGTCGCTATCGTACGACATTGTCACAAAGGGGCACGGTGGACTGCTGACCGTTGAAAGTGATTCCACTACCGGAACCGCCTTTACGCTGGCTTTACCGGTCGACCGGGATAGTGAATAG
- a CDS encoding hypothetical protein (KEGG: hypothetical protein), with protein sequence MLRYLSANSRMPSQAIIQNLYIPSDLDREFPLAPHFVQTFGSYPNYIHFNDDFKPSAQPLLDSRGFVLINQSTRINDEGWHTIERVYQHDEGLVLKAEFVGDRFFRLYGYYRDEASAKTLLEGFQEHKYVHEDNQTHIYLIQSGLGGLHTERVEILPPNIDIDLHYNDDFPAVHERLVTLLAQPKSKGLILLHGEPGTGKTTYIKHLSSLVKKDMLILPPYMTNYLTSPEIIPFLLDNKESVLIIEDAERILQSREAGGDTNSVSNILNLTDGLLADCMHIQVIATFNASKHLLDKALLRKGRLMVDYAFGKLSPTKANNLLTHLGVEHRTDQPMTLADIFNLDEQTVSGERQEALKVGF encoded by the coding sequence ATGTTGCGCTATCTGTCGGCCAACAGTCGTATGCCCAGCCAAGCTATTATTCAGAATCTATACATCCCCAGCGACCTCGACCGCGAGTTCCCGCTGGCTCCTCACTTTGTCCAGACATTTGGGAGCTACCCGAACTACATTCATTTTAATGATGATTTTAAGCCCTCTGCTCAGCCATTGCTGGACAGCCGGGGGTTTGTGCTGATCAACCAGTCGACCCGCATCAATGACGAAGGCTGGCATACTATCGAACGGGTCTATCAGCACGACGAAGGGCTGGTGTTGAAAGCCGAGTTCGTGGGCGACCGCTTTTTCCGGCTTTACGGCTACTACCGCGATGAAGCTTCGGCCAAAACGCTGCTGGAGGGGTTTCAGGAACACAAGTACGTGCACGAAGATAATCAGACGCATATCTATTTGATTCAGAGCGGCCTGGGGGGGCTGCACACCGAACGCGTCGAGATTTTGCCCCCCAACATCGATATTGATCTGCATTACAACGACGATTTTCCCGCTGTTCACGAACGCCTGGTAACGTTGCTGGCACAGCCCAAGAGCAAGGGCCTTATCCTGCTGCATGGCGAACCCGGAACCGGCAAAACGACCTATATCAAGCACCTCAGTTCGCTGGTTAAGAAGGATATGCTTATTCTGCCGCCTTACATGACCAACTACCTGACTTCGCCCGAGATTATTCCGTTTCTACTGGATAATAAAGAGTCGGTACTCATTATCGAAGATGCCGAACGGATTCTGCAATCGCGCGAAGCCGGGGGCGATACCAACAGTGTTTCCAACATCCTCAACCTGACGGATGGCCTGCTGGCCGATTGCATGCATATTCAGGTGATTGCTACCTTCAATGCCAGTAAGCATCTGTTAGACAAAGCGTTGCTTCGGAAAGGTCGTCTTATGGTCGACTATGCGTTCGGTAAGCTGTCACCCACTAAAGCAAATAATCTGCTCACTCATCTGGGCGTAGAGCATCGGACTGATCAACCCATGACCCTGGCTGATATTTTCAACCTCGACGAGCAGACGGTATCCGGTGAGCGCCAGGAAGCGTTAAAGGTTGGTTTTTAG
- a CDS encoding putative membrane protein (TIGRFAM: putative membrane protein), giving the protein MMFTFTAPMRFIPYHSFVVLLIGSSLVLTGHRAQAQKEVLFSQYLQNPLSINPAYAGSRESFNLSAFLRRKWISVRYAPVTQSVSADGAIANGRVGLGFQALNDRMGLFATTGVYGSVAYRFNMPALAKLSVGVQGGVNVVPIFDVTTAASINRAVASVGVGLYYQSDRFFAGVSAPELGGQLTDATGRSLYKSIRPVMIQAGVPIEVDEGTVLIPSVLISKMADRPLGVDINLRAWFNEEIGLGLSYRQNSPGLIQTNYIQAFAEYQLTKAIRLGYTFYSQTPESPNAMQFDQKSVHEIMLRFSPNSLKFTY; this is encoded by the coding sequence ATGATGTTTACCTTTACGGCACCTATGCGTTTTATTCCGTATCATTCCTTTGTTGTTCTGCTGATTGGTAGTTCATTAGTACTGACAGGGCATCGGGCTCAGGCTCAGAAAGAAGTGCTTTTTTCTCAGTATTTGCAGAACCCACTGAGCATAAATCCGGCCTATGCAGGCAGCCGTGAATCCTTTAATCTAAGCGCTTTTCTCCGGCGCAAATGGATTAGCGTACGGTATGCGCCGGTAACGCAGAGTGTCTCGGCCGATGGAGCCATTGCCAACGGGCGTGTTGGATTAGGGTTTCAGGCCTTGAATGACCGGATGGGGCTGTTTGCCACAACGGGCGTTTACGGGAGCGTAGCCTACCGCTTCAACATGCCAGCGCTGGCCAAGCTATCCGTTGGTGTGCAGGGGGGCGTCAACGTAGTGCCGATCTTCGATGTAACAACGGCCGCCAGTATAAATCGCGCTGTTGCTAGTGTAGGCGTTGGCCTGTACTACCAGTCCGACCGGTTTTTTGCCGGTGTTTCTGCCCCCGAACTGGGCGGACAGCTAACCGACGCAACGGGACGTTCACTGTACAAGAGCATTCGGCCGGTTATGATTCAGGCGGGGGTTCCCATTGAGGTGGACGAAGGTACCGTACTGATACCCTCCGTACTCATCTCCAAAATGGCGGATCGCCCGTTGGGGGTAGATATTAACCTGCGGGCCTGGTTTAATGAAGAAATTGGTCTTGGCTTGTCGTATCGGCAAAATAGCCCCGGACTGATCCAGACGAACTATATCCAGGCATTTGCCGAATACCAGCTGACCAAAGCCATTCGGCTTGGCTACACGTTTTATTCGCAAACTCCCGAAAGCCCCAACGCTATGCAGTTCGATCAAAAAAGCGTACACGAAATTATGCTTCGCTTCTCGCCAAACTCGCTGAAGTTTACCTATTAG
- a CDS encoding OmpA/MotB domain protein (PFAM: OmpA/MotB domain protein; WD40 domain protein beta Propeller~KEGG: hypothetical protein ; K03640 peptidoglycan- associated lipoprotein), whose protein sequence is MAPNILYCMIRIFSVLLLTWVLVSPLRAQPLTRKANRQFDQLAYASAIELYEQVLAKPGGLSEVELRDAKAKLGYSYQQMRDTPNAERVYRDLINRGTLPPDYAKCYLYYAQALASNGKYREAQEAYDKYGSIQASDKRSASFSDLYHDVNALTRNAGSYKVEFLTLNTRNAEFSPMLYKDGLVFVSVGNAGNGVKRVFKWNNTPFLDLYYLPDLKTIQTSKSSSIGGSSLAAKPARTRLIRPLGRDDYTAPTANDSRTVGFFGGNNISMGYEDQLISESDRFSRTLNTKYHEGPATFTKDGSRVIFTRNNYNEGQYRESTDGVNKLKLYTATQTNGIWSEAEELPFNSDEFSTGHPALSKDDKLLYFSSDRPGGWGGTDIYVSRWADGKWGQPINLGKEVNSKGNELFPFADEKGNIYFSSDGRAGLGGLDIFYAQLTADGQQGKVVRNLGEPINSAKDDFGIVTDGERNSGYFSSNRKNGGADDDVYRFTREGSLYPCRELTVSVVDARSKEPLTNTVIAMDSPGNNKQKELKTDADGLVRVCLDVDSDFKFLASREGYIDNKVGFSTQDLSDDHPTRLEILLDKPEAARRTVSELRGRVTTQTGKLPIAGVNVVLVNSCDSTKQRTTTGPDGSYVFTVQAGCDYSIEAMKDNMGTLGGHISKDGTGTTDIAMFKKGDIITIDNIYYDLNKATIRPDAAVELDKVVELLTKYPAMTIEMRSHTDSRATAVYNKTLSGNRAKSVVAYLKSKGIAMERMIAKGYGESQLLNKCKDGVECSEEDHQKNRRTEIKILKIN, encoded by the coding sequence ATGGCTCCCAACATTTTATACTGTATGATACGTATTTTTTCTGTGCTTCTACTAACCTGGGTACTCGTGAGTCCATTGAGGGCCCAGCCGCTAACCCGAAAAGCTAACCGGCAATTCGATCAGTTGGCCTATGCCAGTGCCATTGAATTATATGAGCAGGTACTGGCCAAACCCGGTGGTCTGTCGGAAGTAGAATTAAGGGATGCCAAAGCCAAATTAGGCTATAGTTATCAACAGATGCGTGACACGCCAAATGCCGAGCGGGTATATCGTGACCTCATCAATAGGGGTACCCTTCCGCCCGATTATGCAAAATGCTACCTATACTATGCCCAGGCACTGGCCAGCAATGGGAAATACCGCGAAGCCCAGGAAGCCTATGATAAGTACGGCAGCATACAGGCAAGTGATAAACGAAGCGCTTCATTTTCTGATCTCTACCACGATGTTAACGCCCTTACCCGAAATGCGGGTAGCTACAAAGTTGAATTTCTAACCCTGAATACCCGAAATGCCGAATTTAGCCCCATGCTCTATAAAGACGGGCTGGTATTTGTATCGGTGGGCAACGCCGGTAATGGCGTAAAGCGGGTGTTCAAATGGAATAACACTCCCTTCCTGGATTTATATTACCTCCCGGATCTGAAAACGATACAGACCTCAAAATCATCGAGTATCGGTGGTAGCTCGTTGGCGGCTAAACCCGCCCGTACCCGCCTGATCCGCCCACTTGGCCGCGACGATTATACGGCACCCACCGCCAATGACTCGCGCACAGTTGGTTTCTTTGGTGGTAATAATATTAGTATGGGCTATGAAGATCAGCTCATTAGTGAGTCAGATCGGTTTAGCCGCACCCTCAATACCAAATACCACGAAGGACCTGCCACGTTTACAAAAGACGGTTCACGGGTGATATTCACGCGCAATAACTATAACGAAGGGCAATACCGTGAAAGCACGGATGGGGTGAACAAACTCAAACTGTACACCGCAACGCAAACGAACGGAATCTGGAGCGAGGCTGAAGAACTGCCCTTTAACAGCGATGAGTTCTCGACAGGACACCCTGCTTTATCAAAAGATGATAAACTACTTTACTTCTCGTCCGACCGGCCCGGTGGTTGGGGGGGCACCGATATTTATGTATCCAGATGGGCAGATGGGAAATGGGGGCAACCGATCAATCTGGGAAAGGAAGTTAACTCCAAGGGAAATGAATTATTCCCCTTTGCGGATGAAAAAGGGAATATCTACTTCTCGTCCGACGGACGTGCCGGACTGGGCGGTCTGGATATTTTCTACGCACAGCTAACGGCTGATGGGCAGCAGGGCAAAGTTGTGCGTAATTTGGGAGAGCCGATCAATTCGGCCAAAGACGACTTCGGCATTGTGACCGATGGCGAGCGGAACAGCGGTTATTTTAGCAGCAACCGCAAAAACGGCGGGGCTGATGATGATGTGTACCGGTTTACCCGCGAAGGGTCGCTTTATCCATGCCGCGAATTGACCGTGAGTGTAGTGGATGCCAGGTCAAAAGAACCCCTTACCAATACCGTTATTGCCATGGATAGCCCGGGCAACAATAAGCAGAAGGAACTAAAAACGGATGCTGACGGGCTGGTTCGCGTATGTCTGGATGTGGATAGTGACTTTAAATTTCTGGCTAGCCGCGAAGGCTATATCGACAATAAAGTTGGGTTTTCGACCCAGGATCTTTCCGACGACCATCCAACCCGTCTGGAAATCCTGCTCGACAAGCCAGAGGCTGCCAGGCGCACGGTCTCTGAACTACGGGGGCGCGTAACAACCCAGACGGGTAAATTACCCATTGCCGGGGTGAATGTGGTGCTGGTGAACAGTTGTGACAGCACGAAGCAGCGAACAACAACCGGTCCCGACGGTAGCTATGTGTTTACGGTACAGGCCGGATGTGATTACTCCATTGAAGCCATGAAAGATAACATGGGTACTCTGGGGGGACATATTTCAAAAGATGGAACTGGCACAACGGACATAGCGATGTTTAAGAAAGGAGACATCATCACCATTGATAATATTTACTACGACCTCAACAAAGCAACTATACGCCCCGATGCCGCCGTTGAGCTTGATAAAGTGGTTGAACTGCTCACCAAATACCCGGCCATGACCATCGAAATGCGGTCACATACCGATAGCCGGGCTACGGCTGTGTACAACAAAACGTTGTCGGGCAACCGGGCAAAGTCGGTGGTTGCGTACCTGAAATCGAAAGGGATCGCCATGGAACGCATGATCGCTAAAGGCTATGGGGAGAGCCAGCTGCTCAATAAGTGCAAAGATGGAGTTGAGTGTTCTGAGGAGGACCATCAGAAGAACCGCCGGACAGAAATCAAAATCCTGAAAATTAACTAA
- a CDS encoding putative membrane protein (TIGRFAM: putative membrane protein): MSNKFSTKQWAFVLLLILGIGSGQVRAQQDKMFSQYMFNMTAINPAYAGSRDVLSMSALYRNQWTGLPGAPQTATFTADMPLNSERVGVGLQLYGDKVGVIQETGAFASYAFRIKVGTRSTLALGLQAGASSYQANLTDVRTSLDNQIDPAFATNISKMLPNFGTGIYLSNDRSYLSISVPRLIKNKLSEYNVGDYRSVQARHAYLAAGFVVGISPVVKMKPSFLAKYAEGAPLGFDANINFWFADRIAIGASVRRNQFSTWTKYTTDAVVGLLEVQLTDQFRFGYAYDRTMSNLQSVAPSSHEIMIRYELGFGKNRILTPRYF; encoded by the coding sequence ATGTCAAACAAGTTTTCAACCAAACAGTGGGCATTTGTGCTGCTACTGATCCTCGGGATCGGTAGCGGCCAGGTCCGGGCGCAGCAGGACAAGATGTTCTCGCAGTACATGTTTAACATGACGGCCATTAACCCGGCCTATGCTGGTAGCCGGGATGTGCTGAGCATGTCCGCCCTCTACCGGAATCAGTGGACCGGCTTGCCGGGGGCTCCGCAAACGGCAACCTTCACGGCCGATATGCCCCTTAATAGTGAGCGCGTTGGCGTTGGTCTACAACTCTATGGCGATAAAGTGGGCGTTATTCAGGAAACTGGTGCGTTTGCTTCCTACGCCTTCCGCATAAAAGTAGGCACCAGGAGCACACTGGCGCTGGGCTTACAGGCGGGTGCGTCAAGCTATCAGGCCAACCTGACAGATGTACGAACATCGCTTGATAACCAGATTGACCCGGCTTTTGCCACGAACATCTCCAAGATGCTGCCGAACTTCGGTACAGGTATTTACCTGAGCAACGACCGGTCGTACCTGAGTATATCGGTACCTCGCCTGATCAAAAACAAGCTGAGCGAGTACAACGTAGGCGACTATCGGTCAGTACAGGCCCGCCACGCGTATCTGGCTGCTGGATTCGTGGTGGGTATCAGCCCCGTTGTAAAGATGAAGCCATCCTTTCTGGCCAAGTATGCAGAAGGTGCCCCGCTGGGTTTCGATGCCAACATCAACTTCTGGTTCGCTGACCGAATCGCTATCGGTGCGTCTGTTCGACGGAATCAGTTTTCGACCTGGACGAAGTACACCACCGACGCGGTTGTTGGCCTGCTGGAAGTACAGCTGACCGACCAGTTTCGGTTTGGCTACGCCTATGATCGCACGATGAGCAACCTACAGAGTGTAGCACCAAGTTCGCACGAGATCATGATCCGGTACGAACTCGGATTTGGTAAGAACCGTATCCTGACACCCCGCTATTTCTAA